A window of Argonema galeatum A003/A1 contains these coding sequences:
- a CDS encoding DUF1830 domain-containing protein, producing the protein MAQILDPLPPNSSNGILCCYVNATSKVQIARISNIPNWYFERVVFPGQRLVFETMLEGVLEIHTGMMASAILSDKISCDRLRLDEEPQHEVAPSQKHPAEKDKNPNREGIKKNVEITPSLTTLALVAVG; encoded by the coding sequence ATGGCTCAAATTCTTGATCCCCTACCGCCTAACTCCAGCAATGGCATTCTCTGCTGCTACGTGAATGCGACGAGTAAGGTTCAGATCGCCAGGATAAGCAATATTCCCAACTGGTACTTTGAGCGAGTTGTTTTTCCAGGGCAACGGCTCGTCTTTGAAACCATGCTAGAGGGGGTGCTGGAAATCCATACGGGTATGATGGCAAGTGCCATTCTATCAGACAAGATATCTTGCGATCGCTTGCGGCTCGACGAAGAACCCCAACACGAAGTCGCCCCCAGTCAAAAACACCCAGCCGAAAAAGATAAAAACCCAAACAGGGAAGGAATTAAGAAAAATGTAGAGATAACGCCATCTTTAACAACTCTGGCTTTAGTAGCTGTAGGCTAA
- a CDS encoding BrnA antitoxin family protein, translating to MKEEYDFSQAKRGAIDPIPPGKTRITIRLDDEILAWFRAEVNAAGGGNYQTLINNALSEYIQQRKEPLAEILRRVLREELQRLS from the coding sequence ATGAAAGAAGAATACGATTTTAGTCAAGCAAAACGAGGCGCTATTGACCCAATACCCCCTGGTAAAACACGCATTACAATTCGCCTTGATGATGAAATTTTAGCTTGGTTTCGTGCAGAAGTCAACGCAGCCGGTGGCGGTAATTACCAAACCCTAATTAACAACGCCCTAAGCGAATACATTCAGCAGCGCAAAGAACCTTTGGCAGAAATTCTACGTCGCGTACTCCGAGAAGAGTTGCAAAGATTGTCTTGA
- a CDS encoding STAS domain-containing protein, translated as MQTTLASSQITLVRPHGHLNAANAPEFGRHLTAAITSERKARVLVDMEDVESLDSAGLMVLVSALTLAQRQNQRFSLCCLSPSIRIIFELTQLDRVFEIFESRTVFEATIDLLATNLAA; from the coding sequence ATGCAGACAACACTAGCATCTTCGCAAATTACACTTGTTAGACCTCACGGCCATCTCAATGCCGCCAACGCACCTGAATTTGGAAGACACCTAACAGCAGCTATTACCTCCGAGCGCAAAGCTAGAGTGCTGGTTGACATGGAGGACGTAGAATCCCTTGACAGTGCTGGCTTGATGGTATTGGTTTCTGCCCTAACTCTAGCGCAGCGCCAAAACCAGAGATTTAGTCTGTGTTGTCTTTCACCTTCAATTCGGATTATCTTTGAGTTGACTCAGTTGGACAGAGTGTTTGAGATTTTTGAAAGTCGCACCGTTTTTGAAGCTACAATAGATCTGTTGGCAACAAATTTGGCTGCCTAG
- a CDS encoding pentapeptide repeat-containing protein codes for MDIEAIRAGKVKQLPGAILEDEDLSGSNLRGVNLAGANLVGANLSGCKLEGARLEGANLLSAQLTAADLRATLLGANLMQADLTGADLRGSNLRGANLMGAKLTQASFAGAFLSGANLMSVNLKGVDLRGADLRGANLSGANLQGADLSQADLQGATLSNANLEEADLRGANLTGANLTGANLLCAELEDANLLGVSLVGVCLVGTALAKVEPLPQKIQIPLKLPEMEHIKTED; via the coding sequence ATGGATATAGAAGCCATTCGTGCGGGGAAAGTTAAACAACTGCCTGGAGCAATTTTAGAAGATGAAGACCTCTCAGGCAGTAATTTGCGGGGCGTTAACCTAGCTGGCGCTAACCTAGTTGGGGCGAATTTGAGCGGTTGCAAACTCGAAGGCGCTCGTTTGGAGGGAGCTAATTTATTGAGCGCTCAATTAACAGCAGCCGATTTAAGAGCAACCCTGTTGGGTGCTAATTTGATGCAGGCAGATTTGACTGGTGCTGACTTGCGCGGAAGCAATCTGCGAGGCGCTAATTTGATGGGAGCAAAGTTAACTCAAGCATCTTTTGCTGGTGCTTTTTTGAGCGGTGCTAATTTGATGAGCGTAAACCTAAAAGGGGTAGATTTACGCGGTGCAGATTTGCGGGGTGCCAATCTCAGCGGTGCCAATTTGCAAGGTGCAGATTTGAGTCAGGCAGATTTACAAGGCGCTACTTTAAGTAATGCCAATTTAGAAGAAGCAGATTTGCGGGGGGCAAATTTAACTGGCGCGAATTTGACTGGCGCAAATCTTCTTTGTGCTGAATTAGAAGATGCCAATTTGCTTGGTGTTAGTTTAGTAGGAGTTTGTTTAGTTGGTACTGCGTTGGCTAAGGTTGAGCCGCTACCGCAAAAGATTCAAATTCCTTTGAAGTTACCTGAGATGGAGCATATTAAAACAGAAGATTAG
- a CDS encoding photosystem II high light acclimation radical SAM protein codes for MTETRILYVRLPCNPIFPIGVVYLADHIHKLFPEVGQRIFDLGTVPPLDFASALDACVDEFKPTLLVFSWRDIQIYAPVGGRGGNPLQHAFEFYYAPNPLIRLRGAMGGLRVTTAYYTELWRNLGLIKRGLKRAKKYNPEARTVVGGGAVSVFYEQLGKSLPSGTIVSVGEGEALLEKVLRGQDLTNERCYIVGETSPRDRMIHELPTNIEKTACNYDYIETIWPQFSYYLQEEDFYIGVQTKRGCPHNCCYCIYTVIEGKQVRINPAEEVVAEIRQLYDRGVRNFWFTDAQFIPARKFIDDAVELLQKILDAGMEDIHWAAYIRADNLTPQLCDLMVKTGMNYFEIGITSGSQELVRKMRMGYNLRTVLQNCRDLKAAGFNDLVSVNYSFNVIDERPETIRQTVAYHRELERIFGADKVEPAIFFIGLQPHTHLEEYAFENNIIKPGYDPMSLMPWTAKKLLWNPEPLGSFFGEVCLQAWRQNPNDFGREVIRILEEKLGCADLEEALTASIESKEKQLVTV; via the coding sequence ATGACGGAAACTCGCATACTCTATGTCCGCTTACCCTGCAATCCTATTTTCCCGATCGGGGTTGTTTACTTAGCCGACCATATACACAAGCTGTTTCCAGAAGTTGGACAGCGCATTTTCGACCTGGGAACAGTACCACCCCTAGATTTTGCCAGTGCGTTGGATGCTTGTGTAGACGAATTCAAACCTACCCTACTGGTATTTTCCTGGCGGGATATTCAGATTTATGCCCCAGTAGGAGGCAGAGGCGGGAACCCACTCCAGCACGCCTTTGAGTTTTACTACGCTCCCAATCCGCTGATCAGATTGCGGGGAGCTATGGGAGGTCTGCGCGTCACTACCGCCTACTATACAGAACTCTGGCGTAACCTGGGATTAATTAAACGAGGGTTAAAACGTGCTAAGAAATATAATCCAGAAGCCAGAACGGTAGTTGGTGGCGGTGCAGTCAGCGTATTTTACGAGCAGCTCGGTAAAAGCTTACCATCTGGAACAATAGTTTCAGTGGGAGAAGGCGAGGCGTTGCTGGAAAAAGTTTTGCGTGGGCAGGATCTTACAAACGAACGCTGTTACATCGTGGGAGAGACTTCGCCGCGCGATCGCATGATCCACGAACTTCCCACTAACATAGAAAAAACCGCCTGCAACTACGACTATATAGAAACCATCTGGCCTCAGTTTAGCTATTACCTGCAAGAAGAGGACTTCTACATCGGCGTGCAAACCAAGCGCGGTTGCCCTCACAACTGCTGCTACTGCATCTATACCGTCATAGAAGGCAAACAGGTACGCATCAACCCCGCAGAGGAAGTCGTCGCAGAAATACGGCAACTCTACGACAGAGGAGTTCGCAACTTCTGGTTTACCGATGCCCAATTTATCCCAGCTCGTAAATTTATCGACGATGCTGTAGAGTTATTGCAGAAAATCCTTGATGCTGGCATGGAAGATATTCACTGGGCAGCATACATCAGGGCAGACAACTTGACACCCCAGTTGTGCGACTTGATGGTAAAGACGGGAATGAATTACTTTGAAATCGGTATCACCAGCGGTTCCCAGGAACTCGTGCGGAAAATGCGAATGGGTTACAACCTCCGCACCGTCTTGCAAAACTGTCGCGACTTGAAAGCAGCTGGATTTAACGACCTCGTTTCGGTAAACTACTCATTCAATGTCATTGATGAGCGCCCGGAAACCATTCGTCAAACCGTTGCCTATCATCGGGAACTAGAGCGAATATTTGGGGCAGATAAAGTCGAACCGGCTATCTTCTTCATAGGATTGCAACCGCACACCCATTTAGAAGAATATGCCTTTGAAAATAACATCATCAAACCAGGTTACGATCCGATGAGCTTAATGCCGTGGACAGCCAAAAAATTACTCTGGAATCCAGAACCGCTTGGTTCCTTCTTTGGCGAAGTTTGCCTCCAGGCATGGCGTCAAAATCCTAATGATTTCGGACGCGAAGTGATAAGGATTTTAGAAGAAAAACTGGGTTGTGCTGACTTGGAAGAAGCCCTTACTGCATCTATTGAATCAAAAGAAAAACAGCTGGTAACTGTTTAA
- the clpS gene encoding ATP-dependent Clp protease adapter ClpS: protein MSIETLEKRSTSRKLAPRYRVLLHNDDFNPMEYVVQVLLTTVPNLTQPQAVSIMMEAHNSGIALVIACAQEHAEFYCETLKNHGLISTIEPEE from the coding sequence GTGTCTATCGAGACCCTTGAAAAGCGTTCAACGTCTCGTAAACTTGCGCCTCGTTATCGGGTGCTACTGCATAACGATGACTTCAACCCGATGGAGTACGTGGTGCAGGTATTGCTGACAACGGTGCCAAATCTGACCCAGCCTCAAGCGGTCAGCATTATGATGGAAGCTCACAACAGTGGGATTGCCTTGGTGATTGCCTGCGCTCAAGAACACGCAGAGTTTTACTGCGAAACGCTGAAAAATCATGGTTTGATCAGTACTATTGAACCTGAAGAGTAG
- a CDS encoding DICT sensory domain-containing protein — MLEGSILQQLANAHKSGQRPLRFGVYYKNTLVALCHALEDSILTSNTAALMITAFQRGKWYLQEAERYGEIAQKSRQIVIMAAPDSGFEEHPTSKLSNVALVGLETVDPVAQEWHLMILSPSYTAMVLCQELSPADYGPEGPPEEDRERKFYGFWTFEPGLVLETVELAIAHIDRYNPELQKTLTAQVQEITAEAANAEQDNLGEIVSRVVEYLHNSQEDLTAHEIAASHHEELDLNLVSNELQAFVRMAQLMELANTGNPMATAEVAALAEVMGQLLDLPAWQLKRLRLAGLLHGLVPLGVKAVTDLEEAPCCHLEPGVQALRGMPRLQAVASIITHQTEWWNGSGTPAGVGYDAIPLESRILGLTAHFEYRVNQLAKGSENLSREEIFSQALAECQAQANERWDPKLVETLTLLVMGLQQGLNLPITPPKVTSGMWLLNPPLPAESKSYQETST, encoded by the coding sequence ATGTTAGAAGGTTCAATTTTACAACAGCTGGCGAATGCCCATAAATCGGGACAAAGACCGTTGCGTTTTGGAGTGTATTACAAAAACACTTTGGTTGCCCTATGTCACGCGCTGGAAGATAGTATTTTAACTTCCAACACGGCGGCGTTAATGATTACGGCATTTCAACGGGGCAAATGGTATTTGCAAGAGGCGGAACGATATGGCGAAATAGCCCAAAAGTCTCGCCAAATTGTAATTATGGCGGCACCGGATAGCGGCTTTGAAGAACACCCGACAAGCAAATTGTCTAATGTAGCGCTGGTGGGACTGGAAACAGTTGACCCGGTGGCGCAAGAATGGCATTTGATGATCTTGTCGCCCAGTTACACGGCGATGGTACTTTGTCAAGAGTTATCGCCAGCAGATTACGGGCCTGAAGGGCCACCAGAGGAAGATAGAGAGCGCAAATTTTACGGGTTTTGGACGTTTGAGCCCGGTTTAGTGTTGGAAACGGTAGAATTAGCGATCGCGCACATCGATCGTTACAACCCAGAACTCCAGAAAACCTTAACCGCGCAAGTGCAAGAAATTACCGCCGAAGCTGCTAACGCCGAACAAGACAATCTGGGTGAAATTGTATCCCGCGTGGTGGAATATCTCCATAACAGTCAGGAAGATTTAACTGCACATGAAATAGCTGCATCCCATCACGAAGAGTTGGATCTAAATTTAGTTTCCAACGAGTTGCAAGCCTTTGTGCGAATGGCGCAATTAATGGAATTAGCTAATACCGGCAACCCGATGGCAACTGCCGAAGTAGCCGCGTTGGCAGAAGTGATGGGGCAACTTTTGGATCTCCCCGCTTGGCAATTGAAACGACTGCGGTTAGCAGGTTTGTTGCACGGATTAGTTCCTTTAGGGGTAAAAGCGGTTACCGATTTAGAAGAAGCACCTTGTTGCCATTTGGAACCTGGTGTGCAGGCTTTGCGTGGGATGCCGAGACTACAGGCGGTAGCGAGTATTATCACCCATCAAACCGAGTGGTGGAATGGTAGCGGAACTCCTGCTGGTGTGGGCTATGATGCCATTCCTTTAGAATCGAGAATATTGGGTTTAACAGCACATTTTGAGTATCGCGTCAACCAATTAGCAAAAGGATCGGAAAACCTCAGCCGCGAGGAAATTTTCTCTCAAGCTTTGGCAGAATGTCAGGCGCAAGCAAATGAGCGTTGGGACCCCAAATTAGTAGAAACCTTGACATTGTTAGTGATGGGTTTGCAACAGGGATTAAACTTACCAATAACACCACCCAAAGTAACATCTGGGATGTGGTTACTCAATCCTCCGTTGCCTGCTGAATCCAAAAGTTATCAAGAAACCAGTACTTAA
- a CDS encoding RNA-guided endonuclease InsQ/TnpB family protein, whose protein sequence is MLHTAIKVRLYPTLEQQALLSQHFGCARWWWNYALNKSIETYKETGKSLGQSALNAFLPKLKKAEETLWLSECYSQVLQATTLNLTTAYKNFFAGRARFPRYKSKHGKQSIQYPQNVLVLDGFVQFPGKVGKVKGKLHRNIEGTIKTVTVSLEPSGKYFASILTESEGDNPAVSTDGKVIGIDLGLTHFAITSNGCKVSKYDNPKHLVKHEKNLKRKQQKLAKKQKGSNSRNKAKKTVAALYERVTKSRQDFLHKLSRKLVNENQVVVVENLNVKGMVRNHNLAKAISDVGWGTFVNFLAYKLEKKGGKLVEIDRWFPSSKLCSNCYYQIDKLPLDIREWTCPNCGIRHDRDDNAATNIRAEGIRMLQTDGTAVSANGGEVRPKMGRKSVLRHSSVMLEAHTKSKRL, encoded by the coding sequence ATGCTGCATACTGCCATCAAGGTTCGACTTTATCCAACATTAGAGCAACAAGCCCTACTGTCTCAGCACTTTGGCTGTGCCAGATGGTGGTGGAACTATGCTCTAAATAAGTCAATTGAGACTTACAAAGAAACGGGTAAAAGCCTTGGTCAGTCAGCACTCAATGCCTTTCTACCAAAACTCAAGAAAGCCGAGGAAACACTTTGGTTGTCTGAATGTTATAGCCAAGTTTTGCAAGCAACAACGCTCAACCTAACAACTGCCTATAAAAACTTTTTTGCAGGTCGTGCTAGGTTCCCGCGTTACAAGTCAAAGCATGGTAAGCAATCAATTCAGTATCCTCAAAATGTCTTGGTACTTGATGGGTTTGTTCAGTTTCCAGGTAAAGTTGGCAAAGTTAAAGGCAAGCTACACAGGAACATAGAAGGAACAATTAAAACCGTAACGGTCAGTTTAGAGCCTTCTGGGAAATACTTTGCATCAATATTGACGGAGAGTGAAGGCGACAATCCAGCCGTTTCAACTGACGGTAAAGTGATTGGGATTGATCTAGGGTTAACCCATTTTGCTATTACAAGCAATGGTTGTAAAGTCTCCAAGTATGACAACCCCAAGCATCTAGTCAAACACGAGAAAAACCTCAAACGCAAGCAACAAAAACTAGCTAAAAAACAGAAAGGAAGTAATTCAAGGAACAAAGCCAAAAAGACTGTAGCCGCATTGTACGAACGGGTAACTAAATCCCGTCAGGATTTTCTACATAAGCTTTCACGAAAGCTCGTCAATGAAAACCAAGTTGTCGTAGTAGAGAATCTTAATGTCAAAGGCATGGTACGCAATCACAATTTAGCTAAAGCCATATCTGATGTTGGATGGGGAACCTTTGTTAATTTCCTGGCTTACAAGCTAGAGAAAAAAGGTGGTAAGTTGGTTGAAATTGACCGTTGGTTTCCCAGTTCTAAGCTCTGCTCTAATTGCTATTACCAGATTGATAAGTTACCACTTGATATTAGGGAGTGGACTTGTCCTAATTGCGGAATTCGTCACGACCGCGATGATAATGCAGCAACAAATATTAGAGCAGAGGGCATCAGGATGTTACAGACGGATGGAACAGCCGTTTCTGCTAACGGAGGGGAAGTAAGACCAAAGATGGGACGCAAGTCTGTTCTGAGGCATTCTTCTGTGATGTTAGAAGCCCACACTAAATCGAAGCGATTATAG
- a CDS encoding TIGR03936 family radical SAM-associated protein, whose amino-acid sequence MAVAVEELLTPDILKPARYLGNELGAVHKPWNEATVRWVLTYPEVYEVGASNLGHIILYNILNTQPRQLCDRAYLPAPDLGAKLRSTFTPLFAVESRRPLTDFDILGFSLSYELGATNILEMLDLAGIPLTWRERQCRGAEGQRGRGAEEAGGELLSSQSPYPLIFAGGQTATSNPEPYADFFDFFALGDGEELLPEIGLVLEEGKAAGLSREALLLDLAQIPGVYVPQFYDMAPDGSIHPNRRDVPDRILRRVATPMPAYSIGLVPYIETVHDRLTIEIRRGCTRGCRFCQPGMLTRPARDVEPEQVVKAIEQGMRATGYNEFSLLSLSCSDYLALPAVGMEIRNRLKDENISLSLPSQRVDRFDENIANILGGNRQSGLTFAPEAGTQRMRDIINKGLTNEELLRGVKTGFDRGWDKIKLYFMIGLPEETDVDVLGIVETVRWLQQQCRERGRKALNFTLTISNFTPKPHTPFQWHSVSTAEFERKQSLLRSEFRGMRGVKVNFTDVRISAMEDFIGRGDRRLASVLRRAWELGAGMDAWFDSADRAFAAWGQAIAQSDLTWKYRQAEVGEIGGGGESPIADRLDKPLPWDRIDTGIDKNWLKADLQRALEAATVPDCSFEGCSHCGVCGVDFGHNVVVEPPPIPEFVGHFVPKQERVQRLRVWFGKLGNMALVSHLDLARLFDRAVRRASLPIAFTNGFHASPRISIANALPLGATSSGEIVDFELTEYMDVATFQARLVTQIPGNIPIYRVEEVELKTPSSAQLLEKVEYLITVAAAADASSDRWKKWIEAILASDAILWEQTSKSGKKQMVNLRSSLFELEFQEGNSPIDRPGVLRYVGSCRNDGSLLRPDGVIYMLEQVNACEFQLLHSHRLSLILQVQTCSNPIVV is encoded by the coding sequence GTGGCAGTAGCAGTAGAAGAATTACTAACACCAGATATTCTTAAACCAGCGCGTTACTTGGGCAACGAGCTAGGAGCAGTGCATAAGCCTTGGAATGAGGCAACCGTGCGTTGGGTATTGACATACCCGGAAGTGTACGAAGTCGGGGCATCTAACCTGGGGCATATAATTCTCTACAACATCTTAAACACCCAGCCGCGACAGTTGTGCGATCGCGCCTATTTACCTGCACCCGACTTAGGAGCTAAACTGCGATCGACCTTTACTCCCCTTTTTGCCGTCGAGTCGCGTCGCCCCCTTACAGATTTTGATATCTTGGGTTTTAGCCTTAGCTACGAACTCGGAGCAACCAACATTCTAGAAATGTTGGACTTGGCTGGAATTCCGCTCACCTGGCGCGAAAGGCAATGCAGAGGGGCAGAGGGGCAGAGGGGCAGAGGGGCAGAGGAAGCAGGAGGAGAACTTCTTAGTTCCCAGTCCCCATACCCGCTGATTTTTGCTGGTGGACAGACAGCAACATCCAACCCCGAACCTTACGCCGACTTTTTCGACTTCTTTGCTTTGGGAGATGGGGAAGAACTACTGCCTGAAATTGGCTTAGTGCTGGAAGAAGGTAAAGCAGCTGGGTTGAGTCGAGAAGCATTGCTGCTCGATTTGGCACAAATACCGGGCGTCTATGTTCCCCAGTTCTACGATATGGCCCCCGATGGGTCAATTCATCCCAATCGCCGGGATGTTCCCGATCGGATTTTGCGACGGGTGGCGACTCCCATGCCTGCCTATTCGATCGGACTGGTTCCATATATTGAGACTGTACACGATCGCCTGACAATTGAAATTAGGCGCGGCTGTACACGCGGTTGTCGCTTCTGTCAACCAGGAATGCTAACTCGTCCGGCGCGAGATGTAGAACCAGAGCAAGTAGTAAAGGCTATAGAGCAGGGAATGAGGGCTACTGGCTACAACGAGTTTTCTCTGTTGTCCCTCAGCTGTTCCGATTATCTAGCTCTACCGGCAGTGGGGATGGAAATTAGAAATCGTCTCAAAGACGAAAATATTTCCTTGTCCCTACCGAGTCAGCGGGTAGATAGATTTGACGAAAATATTGCCAATATCCTTGGCGGTAACCGGCAGAGTGGACTAACTTTTGCTCCTGAAGCTGGCACTCAGCGGATGCGGGACATTATTAACAAAGGACTGACCAACGAAGAACTGCTGCGGGGTGTAAAAACTGGTTTTGACCGGGGATGGGATAAAATAAAGTTATACTTTATGATTGGTTTGCCAGAGGAAACCGATGTCGATGTTTTAGGCATTGTGGAAACAGTCCGCTGGCTACAGCAGCAATGTAGGGAAAGAGGTAGGAAAGCGCTTAATTTCACTCTGACGATTTCTAACTTTACGCCCAAACCTCACACGCCGTTTCAGTGGCATTCCGTCTCAACCGCTGAGTTTGAACGCAAGCAGTCGCTGCTGCGATCGGAATTTCGCGGCATGAGGGGAGTGAAGGTCAACTTCACGGATGTTCGGATTTCGGCAATGGAGGATTTTATAGGAAGGGGCGATCGCCGTTTGGCATCTGTACTGCGTCGCGCCTGGGAATTGGGTGCAGGGATGGATGCCTGGTTTGATAGCGCCGATCGCGCTTTTGCAGCTTGGGGACAAGCTATAGCCCAATCCGACCTAACCTGGAAATATCGCCAGGCGGAAGTGGGGGAGATCGGTGGTGGGGGAGAATCACCGATCGCCGATCGCCTTGACAAACCTCTGCCTTGGGATCGGATCGATACCGGAATTGATAAAAACTGGCTAAAAGCCGACCTGCAACGAGCCCTAGAAGCGGCAACGGTTCCAGATTGCTCGTTTGAGGGCTGTTCCCACTGCGGTGTCTGCGGGGTTGATTTCGGTCACAATGTTGTTGTCGAGCCTCCACCCATCCCAGAATTTGTGGGACATTTTGTGCCGAAACAAGAACGGGTGCAGCGCTTGCGGGTTTGGTTTGGTAAGCTGGGTAATATGGCTTTAGTGAGCCATTTAGATTTAGCGCGCTTGTTCGATCGCGCTGTGCGGCGAGCTTCTTTACCCATTGCTTTTACCAATGGATTTCATGCTTCTCCCCGCATTTCCATTGCTAATGCGCTCCCTCTGGGAGCTACCAGCAGCGGTGAGATTGTAGACTTTGAGTTAACTGAGTATATGGATGTGGCGACTTTCCAAGCAAGGCTAGTCACCCAAATCCCCGGTAATATTCCGATCTATCGGGTTGAGGAAGTTGAACTGAAAACTCCCTCGTCCGCTCAGTTGTTGGAGAAAGTTGAGTATTTGATTACGGTGGCTGCTGCTGCCGATGCTTCGAGCGATCGGTGGAAGAAGTGGATTGAGGCGATTCTAGCCAGTGACGCTATTTTGTGGGAGCAGACGAGCAAATCGGGCAAGAAGCAAATGGTGAATTTGCGCTCTAGCTTATTTGAATTAGAGTTTCAGGAGGGTAACTCTCCTATCGATCGACCTGGTGTACTTCGCTATGTTGGCAGTTGTCGGAATGACGGTAGCCTGCTACGACCCGATGGTGTCATCTATATGTTGGAACAAGTCAATGCTTGTGAATTTCAACTGCTCCACTCTCACCGCTTGAGCCTCATCCTACAGGTTCAAACCTGTAGTAACCCGATCGTGGTATGA
- a CDS encoding CPBP family intramembrane glutamic endopeptidase, whose translation MEIKLVNLASYPAHIRLAVFLLTLLLLWLPLAAPIYFLGNDKNLVTILTMGLLFAEFLVLLRIWGKNIYRQPQLLKSYGLVRTRKNALEFLKGLNIGLLFTLSLFGLEGLLGWVVWQDSDRLLKIIIEGFISALGVAFAEELVFRGWLLDELQRDYRPNTVLWADGIIFASLHFLKSFKEMIRTLPTFPALLLLGLTLVWAKRGSKGRLGLSIGLHAGLVWGYYIINVGQLVRFSNRVPEWVTGIDKNPLAGVMGLLFLGVLGFWMRKRAKG comes from the coding sequence TTGGAAATTAAACTCGTTAACTTAGCCAGCTATCCCGCCCATATAAGGCTGGCTGTGTTTTTGCTGACTTTACTGCTGCTGTGGTTGCCCCTGGCTGCCCCAATTTACTTTTTGGGCAATGACAAGAACTTGGTGACTATCCTGACAATGGGATTGTTATTCGCCGAGTTTCTTGTGCTGCTGAGGATTTGGGGTAAGAATATCTATCGGCAACCTCAGTTGCTCAAAAGCTATGGTTTGGTAAGAACGCGGAAAAATGCCTTAGAATTTCTCAAAGGGCTGAATATTGGCCTTTTGTTCACCCTCAGTCTATTTGGACTGGAAGGACTGTTAGGTTGGGTTGTTTGGCAGGATTCAGATCGATTACTCAAGATAATTATAGAAGGATTTATCAGTGCTTTGGGTGTCGCTTTTGCCGAAGAGTTGGTATTTCGAGGTTGGTTGCTGGATGAGTTGCAGCGAGATTATCGTCCCAATACAGTTTTATGGGCTGATGGAATTATATTTGCCAGTCTGCATTTTCTGAAGTCCTTTAAAGAAATGATTCGCACCTTGCCTACATTTCCGGCGCTGTTGCTGCTGGGGTTGACGTTGGTTTGGGCGAAGCGCGGAAGCAAGGGGCGTCTGGGGCTATCTATTGGATTGCACGCGGGGTTAGTTTGGGGTTATTACATTATTAATGTAGGGCAGTTGGTAAGATTTTCTAACCGTGTTCCTGAGTGGGTAACGGGGATTGATAAAAATCCTTTAGCTGGGGTGATGGGGTTACTATTTTTGGGTGTTTTGGGGTTTTGGATGAGGAAACGGGCGAAGGGATAG
- a CDS encoding DUF433 domain-containing protein, with protein MDWGEYIHSDPKILVGKPVVKGTRLSIEFLLGLFAVGWTEQQVLENYPSLTPEALRAVVERSQIRQRPLP; from the coding sequence ATGGACTGGGGAGAATACATCCATTCTGACCCAAAAATTCTGGTAGGCAAACCAGTTGTCAAAGGAACTAGGCTATCAATTGAGTTTCTGCTGGGGTTATTTGCGGTTGGATGGACAGAACAGCAAGTTTTGGAGAATTATCCTTCTCTAACTCCTGAAGCACTGAGAGCAGTTGTAGAGCGATCGCAGATACGTCAGCGTCCGCTACCTTAA
- a CDS encoding DUF4079 domain-containing protein: MNLPDFVWLWRIAAWSMGFSLVAYFLLAASGIWMFYLRRTRLERPSWLQPLHYGIGGTMVALVLLLLTIGIVGTLGHYGSLNHSVHLPVGLAVVGLVLLSAGSATQIGSQHPWARSFHIGTNIILLVGFALVSLTGWIIVQKYLP; this comes from the coding sequence TTGAATTTACCTGATTTTGTTTGGTTGTGGAGAATCGCCGCTTGGTCTATGGGATTTTCCCTGGTAGCATATTTCCTGCTGGCTGCTAGCGGCATTTGGATGTTCTACCTTCGCCGCACAAGGCTAGAGCGACCTAGTTGGTTGCAACCTTTGCACTATGGGATTGGCGGTACAATGGTAGCTCTGGTATTACTGCTCCTAACTATCGGTATCGTCGGTACTTTGGGTCACTATGGCAGCTTGAACCACTCAGTACACTTACCAGTTGGCTTGGCAGTAGTAGGATTAGTGTTGCTTTCGGCTGGAAGCGCCACCCAAATAGGTTCCCAGCATCCTTGGGCTCGATCGTTCCACATCGGCACAAATATAATTTTGTTGGTCGGATTTGCCTTGGTTTCGCTGACCGGCTGGATTATTGTCCAGAAGTATCTACCATAA